One part of the Parabacteroides distasonis ATCC 8503 genome encodes these proteins:
- a CDS encoding relaxase/mobilization nuclease domain-containing protein, with the protein MIGKIKKGRSFGGCIRYVTQKDDAKIIASEGVLLGTAEEMARSFRWQCLLNPDVTKPVGHIALSFKPEDAPKLTDAFMARVAEEYLELMGIRNTQFIVVRHHGTDNPHCHIVFNRVDFDGKVISDSNDFRRNERVTKMLKEKYSLTYSEGKQAVKTEKLHASERVKYEIYRAVKEALRSANTWKEFQNKLLKMGVEMEFKYKGNTSEVQGIRFIKDGLSFKGSEIDRSFCWSRLDAALEHNHVTSLENDVSQKQPYHEQSHGSIIDNLVEVTGTGGVFMPSVAPTEDEKEAERLRKKKKRRKGRSL; encoded by the coding sequence ATGATAGGAAAGATCAAAAAAGGCCGCTCGTTCGGCGGCTGCATACGCTACGTGACGCAGAAGGACGACGCGAAAATCATCGCCTCGGAAGGCGTGCTGCTGGGAACGGCAGAAGAGATGGCGCGAAGTTTCCGGTGGCAATGCCTGCTGAATCCGGACGTGACGAAGCCGGTGGGGCACATCGCGCTCAGCTTCAAGCCGGAGGACGCACCGAAGCTGACCGATGCCTTTATGGCAAGGGTGGCGGAGGAATACCTGGAGCTGATGGGGATACGGAACACGCAGTTCATCGTGGTGAGGCATCACGGGACGGACAACCCGCACTGCCACATCGTCTTCAACCGGGTGGACTTCGACGGGAAGGTGATTTCCGACAGCAACGATTTCAGGCGCAACGAGAGGGTGACGAAAATGCTCAAGGAGAAGTATTCGCTCACCTATTCCGAAGGCAAACAGGCCGTTAAAACGGAAAAACTGCACGCTTCCGAAAGGGTGAAATACGAGATATATCGTGCGGTTAAGGAAGCTTTGAGAAGTGCAAATACATGGAAGGAATTTCAAAATAAGCTCTTAAAAATGGGCGTGGAAATGGAATTCAAGTACAAGGGAAATACCAGTGAGGTGCAGGGCATCCGCTTTATAAAGGACGGTCTGTCATTCAAGGGAAGTGAGATTGACCGCAGTTTCTGCTGGTCAAGGCTGGATGCGGCATTGGAGCATAACCATGTCACGTCCCTGGAAAATGACGTTTCCCAAAAGCAACCGTACCATGAACAAAGTCATGGTTCTATTATTGATAACCTGGTCGAAGTCACCGGTACGGGTGGCGTGTTCATGCCGTCGGTGGCACCGACGGAGGACGAGAAAGAGGCGGAACGCCTGCGGAAAAAGAAGAAGCGCAGGAAAGGAAGGAGTTTGTAA
- a CDS encoding plasmid mobilization protein, with protein sequence MTKDMNGMKKKRGRPALGRTRKLTKGVTVKFSPVSYEALRFRAGKSGRSLAVYIREAALAATVTARHTPEENALLRSLAGMANNLNQLTKLSHQTGFYRTRLLIDGLLGKLKRIMDDYRPKGG encoded by the coding sequence ATGACAAAGGATATGAATGGGATGAAGAAAAAACGCGGCCGTCCGGCACTGGGCAGGACGCGGAAGCTGACCAAGGGAGTGACAGTGAAGTTCTCCCCCGTCAGCTACGAGGCTCTCAGGTTCAGGGCAGGGAAGTCCGGCCGGAGTCTGGCGGTCTATATCAGGGAGGCGGCACTGGCGGCCACCGTTACGGCAAGGCATACGCCTGAAGAGAACGCGCTGCTGCGCAGCCTGGCGGGAATGGCGAACAACCTGAACCAGCTGACAAAGCTCTCGCACCAGACAGGCTTTTACAGGACAAGGCTGCTGATAGACGGGCTGCTGGGAAAGCTGAAGCGGATCATGGACGATTACAGGCCTAAAGGTGGATAG